The Vibrio tubiashii ATCC 19109 genome has a segment encoding these proteins:
- the ahpC gene encoding alkyl hydroperoxide reductase subunit C, with the protein MINTQIKPFSATAFKNGEFVDITEQDVKGKWAVFFFYPADFTFVCPTELVDLQEKYAELQSRGVEVYSVSTDTHFSHKAWHDTSDKIGTIEYFMVGDQTGTITNNFNVMREGQGLADRATFLIDPEGTIQAMEITAEGIGRDAEDLLRKVKAAQYVAANPGEVCPAKWKEGEETLAPSLDLVGKI; encoded by the coding sequence ATGATCAACACACAAATCAAACCATTCTCAGCAACAGCATTTAAAAACGGCGAGTTCGTAGATATCACAGAGCAAGACGTGAAAGGCAAATGGGCAGTATTCTTCTTCTACCCAGCTGATTTTACTTTCGTATGTCCAACTGAGCTTGTAGACCTACAAGAGAAGTACGCTGAACTTCAATCACGTGGTGTAGAAGTTTACTCAGTATCAACGGATACTCACTTCTCACACAAAGCGTGGCACGATACTTCTGACAAGATCGGTACTATCGAATACTTCATGGTAGGTGACCAAACTGGCACTATCACTAACAACTTCAACGTGATGCGTGAAGGTCAAGGTCTTGCTGACCGTGCTACTTTCCTAATCGACCCAGAAGGTACTATCCAAGCAATGGAAATCACTGCTGAAGGTATCGGTCGTGACGCAGAAGACTTACTACGTAAAGTTAAAGCAGCACAGTACGTTGCAGCAAACCCAGGTGAAGTTTGCCCAGCGAAATGGAAAGAAGGTGAAGAGACTCTAGCGCCATCTCTAGACCTAGTAGGTAAAATCTAA
- the ahpF gene encoding alkyl hydroperoxide reductase subunit F: MLDQAMKQQLKAYLENLKTDVQLVLSLDESETASKLQALADDIASLTDKIQVTRDDNASSRKPIMQVVNQTQGTAIGFAGLPMGHEFTSLVLALLHSGGHPIKLEAEVIEQIKQLDQALNVEIFISLSCQNCPEVVQAFNMMSAINPLINTTMIDGAAFQDEVKSRDIMAVPSVFINGELFGQGRMSLAEILNKVDSGAAAKKAASLNEQAPFDVLVVGGGPAGSSAAIYAARKGIRTGVVAERFGGQAMDTMAIENFISVKATTGPKLVASLEEHVKEYGVEVMTEQRAANIIDAEQTEDGYIHVELESGAVLKARTVITSTGARWREMNVPGEQEYRNKGVAYCPHCDGPLFKGKKTAVIGGGNSGIEAAIDLAGIVEHVTVLEFADTLRADQVLIDKANATPNIEIIKMAQTTQVLGDGNRVTGLEYQDRNTGEIKKIELAGIFVQIGLMPNSEWLKGTKVELSPRGEIEIDAHGATTMSGVFAAGDVTTVPYKQIIIAMGEGAKASLGAFDYLIRTPAPAKVAETA, from the coding sequence ATGTTAGACCAAGCGATGAAGCAGCAGCTTAAAGCATACCTAGAAAACTTAAAAACAGACGTTCAGCTTGTATTGAGCCTTGATGAAAGCGAAACAGCAAGCAAGCTCCAAGCACTGGCGGATGATATCGCTTCACTGACAGACAAAATCCAAGTAACGCGTGACGACAACGCAAGCTCACGCAAACCAATTATGCAGGTTGTGAACCAAACACAAGGGACAGCGATTGGTTTTGCAGGCTTGCCAATGGGTCACGAGTTTACTTCACTGGTTCTCGCTCTTCTTCACAGCGGCGGCCACCCAATCAAGCTAGAAGCGGAAGTGATTGAGCAGATCAAGCAGCTAGACCAAGCACTAAACGTGGAAATCTTTATTTCACTATCATGCCAAAACTGTCCTGAAGTGGTTCAGGCGTTCAACATGATGTCTGCGATTAACCCACTAATCAACACAACCATGATTGATGGTGCTGCATTCCAAGATGAAGTGAAATCACGCGATATCATGGCGGTGCCTAGTGTCTTCATCAACGGTGAGCTGTTTGGTCAAGGCCGTATGTCATTGGCTGAGATTCTTAACAAAGTTGATTCCGGTGCAGCAGCGAAAAAAGCAGCCAGCCTAAACGAACAAGCACCATTTGATGTTTTGGTTGTTGGCGGTGGTCCTGCGGGTTCTTCAGCAGCAATCTACGCAGCACGTAAAGGCATTCGCACAGGTGTCGTCGCTGAGCGTTTCGGTGGTCAGGCGATGGATACGATGGCGATTGAGAACTTTATCTCAGTCAAAGCGACAACCGGTCCTAAGCTGGTTGCGAGTCTAGAAGAGCACGTTAAAGAATACGGCGTGGAAGTAATGACTGAGCAACGCGCAGCCAACATTATCGATGCAGAGCAGACTGAAGATGGTTACATCCATGTTGAGCTTGAAAGCGGCGCAGTACTAAAAGCTCGCACAGTGATTACCAGTACAGGTGCACGCTGGCGTGAAATGAATGTTCCTGGTGAGCAAGAGTATCGCAACAAAGGGGTTGCTTACTGCCCACACTGTGATGGTCCATTATTTAAAGGCAAGAAAACAGCGGTAATCGGTGGTGGTAATTCAGGTATTGAAGCGGCGATTGACTTAGCCGGTATTGTTGAACATGTTACCGTTCTGGAGTTTGCAGACACCCTACGTGCTGACCAAGTTCTGATCGATAAAGCCAATGCGACACCTAATATTGAAATCATCAAGATGGCGCAAACCACACAAGTGCTAGGCGACGGCAACCGTGTTACTGGTTTGGAATACCAAGACCGCAACACAGGTGAGATTAAGAAAATCGAGTTAGCCGGTATCTTTGTTCAAATTGGCCTAATGCCAAACAGCGAATGGTTGAAAGGTACTAAGGTTGAGCTTTCACCACGCGGTGAAATTGAAATCGATGCGCACGGTGCAACTACGATGAGCGGTGTCTTTGCTGCGGGTGACGTAACCACAGTGCCGTACAAGCAAATCATCATCGCCATGGGTGAGGGTGCTAAAGCAAGCTTAGGCGCGTTCGATTATCTAATTCGCACACCTGCTCCAGCAAAGGTTGCTGAAACGGCGTAA
- a CDS encoding LysR family transcriptional regulator translates to MQKMHKRFERYALFSEVAKQLSFSKAAENLGISRSYLSSQINQLEQELDTSLLIRSTRNVRLTAAGEKILAKMQFINTSIVELEKELDHTKSDVSGLLRITAPTIFSHRFLIDICHQFQQQYPEIEFDLDVGYNREDLTKSHFDLAIRATNNPPDNMVAKKLIPYQHICCASPEYLEKHGVPSHPDELVHHNCLSDPNLRRWQFVDSTKSIEVETNGDMLINDNLLLLTAAQQGKGVIKMPSYLVQPSLDSGQLEQLLPNYFIARSNIYLIYPPQLRSSSKLAAFIEFTQKWFEGK, encoded by the coding sequence ATGCAGAAGATGCACAAACGCTTTGAACGATATGCGTTGTTTAGTGAAGTCGCAAAGCAACTCAGCTTTTCTAAGGCCGCGGAAAATTTAGGCATTTCACGCAGCTACCTTTCTTCACAAATCAATCAGCTAGAGCAAGAATTAGATACAAGTCTACTGATTCGTTCGACACGCAATGTGCGCCTAACTGCAGCGGGAGAAAAAATTCTGGCTAAGATGCAGTTTATTAATACATCGATCGTCGAGTTAGAAAAAGAGCTCGACCACACCAAAAGCGATGTCAGTGGCCTACTTCGAATTACTGCGCCCACCATTTTTAGCCACCGTTTCTTGATCGATATTTGTCATCAATTTCAGCAACAATACCCAGAAATCGAGTTTGATCTTGATGTTGGTTATAACCGTGAAGACCTAACCAAAAGTCATTTTGACTTAGCGATAAGAGCCACCAACAACCCTCCAGATAATATGGTGGCGAAAAAGCTTATTCCTTATCAACACATCTGCTGCGCGTCACCTGAATACCTTGAAAAACATGGCGTACCCAGTCACCCAGACGAACTGGTCCATCACAACTGTTTGTCCGATCCCAACTTACGTCGCTGGCAGTTTGTCGATAGTACCAAGAGCATTGAGGTCGAAACGAATGGCGATATGCTGATAAACGACAACTTACTGCTTCTGACTGCCGCGCAACAAGGCAAGGGGGTTATAAAAATGCCAAGCTACTTGGTGCAGCCTTCTTTAGACAGCGGACAATTAGAACAGCTACTGCCGAATTACTTTATTGCCAGAAGCAATATTTATCTCATCTACCCACCGCAACTGCGCAGCAGCAGCAAGCTTGCCGCTTTTATCGAATTCACTCAGAAATGGTTTGAGGGTAAGTAG
- a CDS encoding aldo/keto reductase, with translation MNKTHPVFSPMIQGYWRMAEWGMNTQQQLSFVKQHLELGITTVDHAPVYGPDSACERMFGQVLALDSSLRDQIEIVSKCGIYRGEDPQVNHYNSGKAAIIESVDQSLTRLNTDHLDVLLLHRPDLLMDADEAAEAFAQLKAAGKVKHFGVSNFTPAQFALLQSRVEQPLITNQVEINPVNLQMTEDGTLDQLQQHRVQPMAWSCLAGGRIFSEESEQMDRIRHSLTQVAQEIGASSIDQVIFAWVLRLPSNPIPILGSGNIERVHAAVGALELSLTNEQWYRIWVASKGHGVA, from the coding sequence ATGAATAAGACACATCCGGTGTTTTCACCAATGATCCAAGGTTACTGGCGTATGGCTGAGTGGGGAATGAATACCCAACAGCAGCTGTCGTTTGTTAAGCAGCACCTAGAGCTAGGCATTACGACGGTAGACCACGCGCCTGTTTACGGCCCAGACTCTGCGTGTGAGCGTATGTTTGGTCAAGTGTTGGCATTAGATAGCAGTTTGCGCGATCAAATTGAGATCGTCTCTAAATGCGGAATTTACCGTGGTGAAGATCCTCAGGTTAACCATTACAACAGTGGTAAAGCCGCCATTATTGAATCCGTTGATCAATCGTTAACTCGACTCAATACCGATCATCTAGATGTGTTACTCCTGCATCGCCCTGACTTACTCATGGATGCTGATGAAGCGGCTGAAGCATTCGCTCAGTTAAAAGCAGCGGGTAAAGTAAAACATTTCGGTGTGTCTAACTTTACCCCTGCTCAGTTTGCTCTATTGCAATCAAGAGTTGAGCAGCCATTGATCACTAACCAAGTCGAGATCAATCCGGTCAACCTGCAAATGACGGAAGATGGCACGCTAGACCAATTACAGCAACATCGCGTGCAACCAATGGCGTGGTCTTGTCTCGCTGGTGGGCGTATCTTCAGTGAAGAGAGTGAACAGATGGATCGCATTCGTCACAGCTTGACACAAGTGGCGCAAGAAATCGGCGCAAGTTCGATCGACCAAGTCATTTTTGCATGGGTATTGCGTTTACCTTCCAACCCAATCCCAATCTTGGGCAGTGGAAACATTGAGCGTGTTCACGCTGCGGTTGGCGCGCTTGAACTGTCATTGACCAATGAACAGTGGTACCGAATTTGGGTTGCATCGAAAGGTCATGGTGTGGCTTAA
- a CDS encoding substrate-binding domain-containing protein, producing the protein MATIKDVAKEAGVSIATVSRVINKSPKASKASIASVTQAMAKLGYRPNAAAKALVSQSSNTVGVLVGDVSDPFFGTLVKAVDNVAHEHGKHILIGNGYHSPEEERKAIELLINNRCDALVIHSKGLSDEELIGYAKEVKGLVFINRHIPEMAERCIALDNRRGAYLATEYLIRHGHTKIACVASAHRIEDSDQRVDGYLQALRDNNIELPQSYIEYGEPNNDGGEVAMTNLLTKSLDITGVVAYNDYMAAGALSVLDENGIKVPDQISMLGFDDGLIARYVSPRLTTIRYPIAMMAERAARLALNLAKEQSSNEEALMFTPTLVRRNSVEKVT; encoded by the coding sequence ATGGCAACTATTAAAGATGTCGCCAAAGAAGCGGGCGTATCAATCGCGACTGTTTCTCGGGTCATTAACAAATCACCAAAAGCGAGCAAAGCATCGATTGCTTCAGTGACACAGGCGATGGCCAAACTCGGCTATCGACCAAATGCCGCCGCAAAAGCCTTGGTAAGCCAAAGCAGTAATACGGTTGGGGTATTAGTTGGCGATGTATCTGATCCTTTTTTTGGCACTTTAGTTAAAGCAGTCGACAATGTTGCCCATGAACACGGTAAACATATCTTGATCGGCAACGGCTACCACAGTCCAGAGGAAGAGCGAAAGGCGATTGAGCTATTGATCAACAACCGTTGCGATGCCTTGGTTATTCACTCGAAAGGTTTGTCAGATGAAGAATTGATCGGCTATGCCAAAGAAGTCAAAGGCCTGGTTTTTATCAATCGCCACATTCCTGAAATGGCCGAGCGCTGCATTGCTTTAGACAACCGCCGGGGTGCCTACCTCGCCACGGAATACCTTATCCGCCATGGTCATACTAAGATAGCTTGCGTCGCTTCAGCGCATCGTATTGAAGACTCGGATCAACGTGTTGATGGTTACTTGCAAGCACTACGAGACAACAATATCGAACTTCCGCAAAGCTATATTGAATATGGTGAGCCGAACAACGATGGCGGTGAAGTTGCCATGACAAATCTGCTGACTAAATCTTTAGACATCACTGGCGTTGTAGCCTACAACGACTACATGGCCGCGGGTGCGCTGTCGGTGCTAGACGAAAATGGCATCAAGGTGCCGGATCAAATTTCAATGCTTGGTTTTGATGATGGCTTGATCGCTCGCTATGTCAGCCCTCGTCTCACAACTATCCGCTATCCAATCGCCATGATGGCAGAACGAGCGGCGCGTTTAGCGCTTAATCTAGCCAAAGAGCAAAGCTCAAACGAAGAGGCGCTGATGTTCACGCCGACCTTAGTACGCCGCAATTCAGTTGAGAAAGTGACCTAA
- a CDS encoding tRNA-binding protein has protein sequence METIAYTDFAKLEMRTGKIIEVARHENADKLYIVQIDVGEKTLQTVTSLVPYYTEQELMGKEVVVLCNLAKAKMRGETSECMLLCAETDDESQSVLLTPERSMPAGVRIV, from the coding sequence ATGGAAACGATCGCATACACCGACTTCGCAAAATTAGAAATGCGTACAGGAAAAATCATCGAAGTCGCTCGCCACGAAAATGCAGACAAACTCTACATCGTTCAAATTGATGTTGGGGAAAAGACGCTGCAAACCGTCACTAGCTTAGTGCCTTATTACACCGAGCAGGAGTTGATGGGAAAAGAAGTCGTGGTGCTGTGTAACTTGGCGAAAGCCAAAATGCGTGGAGAAACCTCGGAATGTATGTTGCTTTGCGCTGAGACGGACGATGAATCACAAAGTGTTCTGTTAACCCCAGAGCGTTCTATGCCTGCTGGGGTTCGTATTGTATAG
- a CDS encoding gamma-glutamylcyclotransferase family protein — protein sequence MANYIFGYGSLMNSASRQLTGQTSAAIPATAHGFKRYWGKVDDSYILSPLVVDKGQGQVNGVLLEVSDEGLQEFDIRERGYQRVLISADKLDAELALSTNDHVWVYIKDNPEPPCSLSPIMQTYVDTVLAGCLEISEQFAKQFVEHTIGWNFPLENDRHQPKYGNLAGVKPEHHNTIDALVAEART from the coding sequence ATGGCAAACTATATCTTTGGCTACGGCAGTCTGATGAACTCTGCCTCACGACAACTGACTGGCCAAACTTCCGCAGCGATTCCCGCTACCGCACATGGCTTCAAGCGTTACTGGGGCAAAGTCGATGATAGCTATATTCTATCGCCACTGGTGGTAGACAAAGGACAGGGACAGGTCAATGGGGTTTTGCTGGAAGTCAGCGATGAAGGACTGCAAGAATTCGACATTCGAGAACGAGGGTATCAGCGAGTTTTAATCTCAGCGGATAAACTTGATGCTGAACTAGCATTATCGACAAACGATCATGTGTGGGTTTACATCAAAGACAACCCTGAACCACCCTGTTCATTGAGCCCTATCATGCAGACTTACGTCGATACTGTACTCGCGGGGTGTCTAGAAATTTCCGAGCAGTTTGCCAAGCAGTTTGTAGAACATACCATTGGCTGGAACTTTCCATTGGAGAATGATCGCCATCAGCCCAAATATGGCAATTTGGCAGGAGTAAAACCAGAGCACCACAACACAATTGATGCTCTGGTGGCTGAAGCAAGAACCTAA
- a CDS encoding NnrS family protein: MLNITDKKVEEAIPPVLRLGFRPFFLLGSIYAVIAIAVWVWMFQSGQPTTLQVPALWWHVHEMIFGFAMAIVVGFVLTAVQNWTGINGTKHHRLAILVGLWLAPRVLLWTPTPLWLISSIEALFLAMTAFEVGTRVVKAKGWRNLFFVPLFVLAIVANFASYATVKGMPPFPSSAVWQAMLWWFTLLLSIMGSRVIPFFTARRFNFEKPQPTVWLDWVANLPLVGLFILSFFPMTFAQLGQPLMVISGVAHFIRVMRWQPWRTLSEPLVWSLHATYLCIPVSLLLRGLLDNPFASHNMLHMFAIGAIGGVILAMIARVTMGHTGRAIYQGPNMSVAFAAIILAALVRSLGVAFFPQYLIESVNISAALWILAFAMYVGMFGKMLITPRVDGHPG; the protein is encoded by the coding sequence GTGCTCAATATTACCGACAAAAAGGTCGAAGAAGCCATTCCACCCGTTTTGCGTCTTGGGTTTCGGCCTTTCTTTCTTCTTGGTTCTATTTATGCCGTTATTGCGATAGCGGTTTGGGTATGGATGTTTCAATCCGGCCAGCCAACAACATTGCAAGTGCCTGCGCTGTGGTGGCACGTACATGAAATGATCTTTGGCTTTGCGATGGCGATTGTTGTCGGCTTTGTGTTAACTGCAGTGCAAAACTGGACGGGCATTAACGGCACTAAACATCACCGTTTAGCCATCTTGGTTGGGTTGTGGTTAGCGCCTCGCGTACTGTTATGGACGCCAACGCCGTTGTGGCTCATCTCTTCTATTGAAGCTCTGTTTTTGGCTATGACCGCATTTGAAGTCGGGACGCGCGTGGTCAAAGCAAAAGGGTGGCGTAACCTGTTTTTCGTTCCCTTGTTTGTTCTGGCAATCGTGGCTAACTTTGCCAGTTACGCAACAGTGAAGGGGATGCCACCGTTTCCTTCATCGGCGGTGTGGCAAGCTATGCTGTGGTGGTTCACCTTGTTGCTTTCTATTATGGGGAGCAGAGTGATCCCATTCTTTACGGCTCGTCGGTTTAATTTCGAAAAGCCTCAACCTACTGTCTGGTTAGATTGGGTGGCGAATTTGCCATTGGTAGGGCTGTTTATTCTCAGCTTCTTCCCGATGACGTTTGCACAATTAGGTCAGCCATTAATGGTGATTTCAGGAGTAGCGCATTTCATTAGAGTGATGAGGTGGCAGCCGTGGCGAACTCTCAGTGAGCCTCTCGTCTGGTCGCTGCACGCAACCTACTTATGTATTCCAGTGAGTTTGTTGCTGCGTGGTTTACTCGACAACCCATTTGCCAGCCACAATATGCTGCACATGTTTGCTATTGGCGCCATTGGTGGTGTGATCTTAGCGATGATCGCACGTGTAACGATGGGGCACACCGGGCGCGCGATTTACCAAGGTCCAAATATGAGTGTTGCTTTCGCAGCGATTATATTGGCTGCTTTGGTTCGTAGCTTGGGCGTTGCGTTTTTCCCTCAATATCTGATTGAATCGGTCAACATCAGCGCCGCATTGTGGATACTCGCATTCGCTATGTATGTGGGAATGTTTGGCAAGATGCTGATCACGCCAAGAGTCGATGGGCACCCTGGTTAA
- the glpD gene encoding glycerol-3-phosphate dehydrogenase, whose product MSNNQNSANSQKVLDLIVIGGGINGAGIAADAAGRGLSVGLYEAQDFASATSSASSKLIHGGLRYLEHYEFRLVSEALAEREVLLQKAPHVAQPMRFRLPHRPFLRPAWMIRCGLFLYDNLGKRTTLPASKGIDLAKSGILKPEMKKGFEYSDCWVDDARLVLLNVLAAQENNAEIRNYSRVESARREGELWSVTIRDELTGQAIERKAKALVNAAGPWVKQFFDDGLEQASPRNIRLIKGSHIVVPRIHDEPQAYILQNQDHRIVFMIPYLDKFSILGTTDVEYKGDPREVAISDDEVDYLIDIVNQHFVQQLKREDVVWTYSGVRPLCDDESDSPQAITRDYTLELEAEYDQAPLLSVFGGKLTTYRKLGEAALEKLKPYLPNMGTPWTANHALPGGNFSCSREQLAATIHNAYPWLPEALLLRYVTQFGTYTWKLLEGMEDIDALGTKFSDAAQGVFQREIDYLIEHEMSVTEEDILWRRTKLGLYLDSQEQQALSDYLKSKQPATVVPFSEVG is encoded by the coding sequence ATGAGTAACAACCAGAATTCGGCTAATTCGCAAAAAGTTTTAGATTTGATCGTTATTGGTGGTGGTATCAATGGCGCAGGTATTGCTGCAGATGCGGCAGGTCGTGGACTATCAGTCGGTCTATACGAAGCACAAGATTTCGCGTCAGCCACTTCGTCGGCCAGTTCTAAACTGATCCACGGTGGCTTACGCTATCTAGAGCATTATGAGTTTCGTTTGGTTTCGGAAGCGCTCGCTGAACGTGAAGTATTACTCCAGAAAGCGCCCCATGTTGCTCAACCGATGCGTTTTCGCTTACCTCATCGACCATTTCTCCGCCCAGCTTGGATGATCCGTTGTGGACTATTCCTTTACGACAACCTAGGTAAACGCACCACACTACCTGCAAGTAAAGGGATTGATTTAGCCAAGTCCGGCATACTTAAGCCTGAAATGAAAAAAGGCTTTGAGTATTCAGACTGCTGGGTAGACGACGCGCGCTTAGTGCTGCTCAATGTCCTTGCTGCTCAGGAGAACAATGCAGAGATCCGTAACTACAGCCGTGTAGAAAGCGCTCGACGTGAAGGTGAACTGTGGAGCGTGACTATTCGTGATGAACTGACAGGCCAAGCAATAGAACGCAAGGCGAAAGCCTTAGTCAACGCGGCAGGGCCGTGGGTCAAACAGTTCTTTGATGATGGTTTAGAGCAAGCTTCTCCTCGCAATATTCGCTTGATCAAAGGATCGCATATTGTCGTTCCTCGTATTCATGATGAGCCTCAAGCTTACATTCTTCAAAACCAAGATCACCGAATCGTGTTCATGATTCCTTATTTAGATAAGTTCTCGATCCTTGGTACCACCGATGTGGAATACAAAGGTGACCCACGTGAAGTTGCCATCTCTGATGATGAAGTCGATTACCTCATCGACATCGTCAACCAACACTTCGTCCAGCAGCTTAAACGTGAGGACGTGGTTTGGACATACAGCGGCGTGCGCCCTTTATGTGATGACGAATCAGACTCACCACAAGCAATCACGCGCGATTACACACTTGAACTGGAAGCGGAATATGACCAAGCACCACTGCTTTCCGTATTTGGTGGCAAGCTCACGACCTACCGTAAGCTGGGTGAAGCTGCGTTAGAAAAGCTCAAGCCTTACCTACCTAATATGGGTACACCTTGGACAGCAAACCATGCGCTTCCTGGCGGTAACTTCAGTTGCTCACGTGAGCAGCTAGCCGCAACGATTCACAACGCTTACCCTTGGTTACCCGAAGCATTATTGCTGCGCTACGTAACGCAATTTGGCACCTATACATGGAAGCTACTGGAAGGAATGGAAGATATTGATGCGCTGGGAACTAAGTTCTCGGACGCAGCTCAAGGTGTTTTTCAACGTGAAATCGACTATCTCATTGAACATGAAATGTCAGTCACTGAAGAGGATATATTGTGGCGTCGTACCAAACTTGGCTTGTACCTAGACAGCCAAGAGCAACAGGCGCTAAGTGACTATCTAAAGAGTAAGCAACCTGCCACAGTGGTCCCGTTTTCTGAGGTAGGTTAG
- a CDS encoding DeoR/GlpR family transcriptional regulator, with protein sequence MKQIPRHQQIIALVQKQGYVSTDELVEKFNVSPQTIRRDLNELADENKIRRYHGGATIPLSSENTSYTDRKSMNFNEKDVIADEVVKHIPDGATLFIDIGTTPEAIARALSKNHKQLRVVTNNINVATILLPNPEFKVILAGGEVRNRDGGIVGEATLDFVKQFRLDFGILGISGIDFDGSLLDFDYHEVRVKQAIIENSRSVFLAVDHSKFGRNAMVKLGNISQLHMLFTDKQPPKEILSILREHSIPLEVVNKEE encoded by the coding sequence GTGAAGCAAATACCAAGACATCAGCAAATCATTGCTCTTGTACAAAAGCAGGGCTATGTGAGTACTGATGAGTTAGTTGAAAAGTTTAATGTCAGTCCACAAACCATCAGACGAGATCTGAATGAGTTAGCGGACGAAAACAAAATTCGCCGCTATCACGGCGGTGCTACGATCCCATTAAGTTCAGAAAACACCTCTTATACCGATCGTAAGAGCATGAACTTCAATGAAAAGGATGTGATCGCTGACGAAGTGGTCAAACACATTCCAGATGGCGCGACGCTATTTATCGACATCGGTACCACCCCAGAGGCCATCGCTCGTGCACTGAGTAAAAATCACAAGCAATTACGTGTTGTCACCAATAACATCAATGTCGCGACTATCTTGCTTCCGAATCCAGAATTTAAAGTGATTCTCGCAGGCGGAGAGGTGCGCAATCGAGACGGCGGTATTGTCGGCGAAGCAACACTCGATTTCGTCAAACAGTTCAGACTAGACTTCGGTATTCTGGGGATTAGTGGCATTGATTTTGATGGTTCTCTACTCGACTTTGACTACCATGAAGTCAGAGTGAAACAAGCGATTATTGAGAACAGCCGTAGTGTGTTCTTAGCCGTTGACCACTCCAAGTTCGGTCGTAATGCAATGGTCAAACTAGGCAACATCTCTCAACTCCACATGTTGTTTACCGATAAGCAGCCACCAAAAGAAATTCTTTCAATCCTTAGAGAACACTCCATTCCTTTAGAAGTGGTAAACAAAGAAGAATAA